The genomic region TTTCTCGCCAGCACGTAGCAGCCGTGAGAGGAAAAGCCAATGAAAAAGGGGGCCGGCAACTCGTGTTGTCGGCGTGATTTTCCGCCTTCCGTTCCCaccgtgtatgtgtgtggggtgggtgtCACTGCCCACTCTTGTTCGCTTGCCCCGCCCGCATGGTCCTTGTCGAAACGCCCCTcgtacatgcacacacgcacacgcacatcagcGTGCCCGttctttctccctctgtgtatgtgggtctctcccctcccctccctcctcttttaCCCTTTCCGGGTGTGTCGGTGGGTGGGGTCTCTTTCCATGAACGCGCGAGcaggcagctgcaccgcagcTGTTTAAGCATGAATCATGACAGCCGAGAAACAAGCGTAGTCGCAatcccttccctctcctgtCGGTCTTCCCGGACGACGCTGTCTCGTGTGAGGCCTCCTaactacacacacacccatCCCCTCTCCGTTGCTcggcacgtgtgtgcgcgcgcgagagagagaagggtggGAGCGTGAGGACTCTGTCGCTcatccgcctcctgctgAACGCGCGCCGCTCGATATcgcctccgccccctccccctcccctcacctgCTCTCTCCATGCGCCGTGCCccaccgcctcttcctcttcctaGCCTCCGTCCTCCAACTTCCGTCTTCTTTTGTCGTTTTGCGTCCGACTCGCgcctgtgcgcatgcgtgtgtgtgtgtgtgtgtgtgtcggtcgGTCGGTCGGCATTCTCTTCCCTACCGCACCCCCGCGTGCGCTGTACCTGTCGCGCCATCATTCAAGTCACCAGCATCGCCATCATCGTTGCCCGATTCactgtgtttttttttttttttcgttttggttgctgttgctgatTTGGTATCCCTTACCTACCCGAACCATGAACGCTATTTTGGAGAAGTACACCTTCAAGGATGACTACGTGAGCCCGCGTGGCATTCCGAAGGTCGCCTTCGTCGAGAacgtggcggagctggtCAAGTCGAGCGGCGACAGTGCCgagacgctgctgaagcgcttCAGTGAACAGTACAGCAAGTACAAGCTCGCGGAGCACCGGCTGATCCGCACGACAGCCAACCTCGAGGCGAAGATTCCGGACATCAAGAAGACGCTGCAGACCCTGGAGTATCTGAAGAAGTCGCTAGTGGCAGAGAACGGCGGCAAGGGCTTCACGACGAACTACGGACTAACGGAGAGTGTCTTCTGCCAGGCTAAGGTTCTGCCGCAGAAGACGGTGCACCTCTGGCTCGGCGCGAACGTGATGGTCGAGTACACGTTCGAAGAAgccacgcagctgctggagcgcaaCCTGAAGAGCGCCACCGAGAACCTCGCGGCGACGCAGGAAGACCTGGCGtggctgcaggagcagcagacgATCTTGGAGGTGAACACGTCGCGGCTGTACAACTACGACGTGGTGGAGCGCCGTAAGAAAAGTGAGGAAGAGGCAAAGAAGTGAATCACAACGCGGTGACGGCGCGCCGTAAGGATTCAAGGAGCTCCGCGCTGTGGTTCCGACTTGTATCCCTTTCTCTTGCCGATCTTTTTGCCTTGGCAAGAGCAAAAAGAACCACTGTCTGTTACTCTCACACAGGTCTCCAGGTTGGATAGAAGGGGCGATGCGGTAGAGAAAGGCCGAGGGAGAGGCTGCGCGGAGAAATGGGAGTGAGCTGGATGCCTGAATGCGCCCGCGCATACGTCTGGGCTTGTACTCGCGGCGTCGCCAATGTTAAGGGTAGAGAGCACTTCTGCCAACACCGCCGACTTTACTCCGCATCTGGATGTGTTTGCGAGTGCACATCCACATCTGTCAAGCGGTTCACCtctctcgccgctgcagcaccccctcccccgcaatacctcctccttcacacacacacactccttGAACACTTTTCGTCAGCGGTCGCCTTCACGTTGCGTTTCTGcgtttgtgtttgtgtgtgtgcgtgcatgtctCGCTGTGATCACCTacttcgttttttttttcgttttttcgTGTGCCTTTTATGTTGCTATGGCGGTTGGGTCGGACGGCCGGTCGGTTGATTGAATGTGGATGTGGATGTGCGAGAGTGTTGTGTGGCATGCatggcacacaagcaccttCACATGCGTATCTAAAGAATCGTCTAATCGTTTTGTTTTGAATGCCCTTCAtagagagtgtgtgtgtgtgtgcgtggttgCACGTACAACGAAGGACTTGAAACTAGAGATCAAGATaacacatgcacgcagcagcagcagaggtgaGGAAGGAAACAGGCGGAGTTCGGTAGATGGGGGAGGTGCCCATGAAGATGTTTGCTTCTGTCTGTCTGATCCTCTAGCTTTCTCCTATATCGCACCTATCTATCCATCTCGTTCTTGCTATGCGTTCTCGGTGCTGCTGAGTCGCTCCAGGTCGCACCGTGTGCAATGGTGTGCCGGCGTTCGGTGGACGAAGCAGAACAGAGACGCAGCTCAGTGGGATCgggcacatgcacacatgtaCGTGGTACTTGtgttcgcgctgctgccggtgcgaTGCTCGGTTTTGTAGCTGAGGCACTGGTAATCTTCTGCAGGATGTGGGGAGAACAGTGTAGCAGCTCCTCTCGCAGAGAACATTTCTGTCGATGCCTCACCTTTCTCTCACCCCTCTCGTCTCCATCGTTGCTCTTCTCGTGGGCTTTactccccaccaccaccaccaccatgtAGCGTCACTCACAGTCCGGCCATAATGAAGCGGTTGCCACCGTCGCTGTATGTGAGCTGTTACCATCGAAGCTACGGCTGCAggactgctgctggcggtaGCGGCGATATGCTGCGGTGTCGCATAAGCTCGGTGCCGTCTGCTCGAACTTCCGGCGTAGTTTGTGGTATGGGCAGCAACCCACCACCGGGTGCGTCAAGGGCAAGGCTGATCTcgttctccccctctcccttgaTCGCGCTGTGGCAGCAACGACGCCACATGCACGATGCGGCTCCTGCATCAGCACTGCGATCACACAatgccgccaccgtggcggcgaTTACGGATAACCAGCTCAGTGCTAGTCTTCTAGCCGCGCCACCTGGGCCATCAAATGTGTGCCCcccatcctcctccaccgtcaACACGTCGGGCTCGACTGATCACACGCCGGAAAGTTTGCTTCTGACACAGCTGCAGATGCTCGCTAAGCAGGACCGAGGAACCCCAAAAagcgacagcagcaaggGGGTTGTCGATAGCCGTGCCACAGGGACAGATGTGCCGGTGTTGGCAAAGTCGGCCGGTGCCTTGGCGGCTCTCGTAAGCGACGCTGAcatgtgcggcagcggcagtccGGGCGACAGCATCTTAGCCCCCTCGCATAACGATGTACCAGCCTGGCGGCGAGGGCTTGAGCTCGTGCAGACCGCCTCGTGCGTTACTGCAGCGGTCACGGAGTGGCTTCTGTTTCTGTGTCTGCGTAGTAGCCGATCCGCGACCGATGCTGCTGAATCGCTAGCCGCGGCACCGTTGGAGGTGTGCGAAGGCGTCTACAGCGCATGGAGGGAGCTGCATCGAGGGCAGAAGCCGGAAAGCGacgtagcagcagcagcagatgtaGCTAACACCGTTGCAGTGTCAACATCAGCGCATCAGCTACAACCCTCTTCGCCGCTGATGTCAGgctcgccttcctcggctCGAGCTCatctgccgcgccaccgctcccCTTTCAGCCCTAAAGGGATCCATCATCACTACGCCACGTATCTCCTGCGTGAGCTTCACCACGCACAGACGGCCGCCGTGTCGCACACGGCAACGCGCAagggaagcagcggcacccaTGGCAACGACGATGATTGTAAAGCGCTGATGCCCACCAAGGACTCGGATGCAGCAtacgcggcgccgacgcatCGCATGCGCTACCTGCTTCACAGGGTGCTGGAGGTTCTCCTGGTACATCTCCCACAAGACcaggcggctgcggcggcgggttCGGCCGCGAAGACAACGGAATCAACGGGCGGCGTGAAAGGCAGACGCtcgcggcagcgcaagcCTTCTCTGCGCCCTACAACGGCCTTGCTGGTGCTGGAagccgcgcgccgcgcagcgcgatTCCACAAGCAATCATCAACGCTGAGCGGCGTTGGTCCGTCTGGCAACTTTTCACTGCTCTCTTTCCTGTGGGAGACGGCGCATGGCACAGGCTCGCCGCAAGACGCGCCGGCGGTGTCACCTTCGCCGACACACTCCGCTCTCGCGGCCGTGGCGCGCGAGGCCTTCGAGACTATTATGAGAGgctcagcgacggcgccaactggcacggctgcggctgcttcgcagcagcaccatcaaCTGCAGAATGACGCGCTGGTTCTTTACGTGGCCTTCCTCGCGACCATCTGCATGCCTCCTATGTCAGAGCGTTGCCTTGAAGTCGAGCTGCAGGCCATTGATAGTTTTGTGCTAGCTGGCTCGCCTACAGCACGCCAACTCGGTGTGCCGTcaccgcaccagcagcagcaggcggtgaGCAGCGGACCACCGCGATCCCTCGTCAGCGCGGATCGCACGTCCCGTGATCAGAGCGGGCCCGCATCCAGTGCGTCAGCTctggcagcagctgccggtgTGCGGTGGCTGATGGCCACGTATCTAAGcccgtcatcgtcgtcggcgccagTCTCAGGGCCAAGAGCGGAAGCCGGCCGCCGGCAGTGGGACTTTAcgcgcgacgccgtcgtggcTGTGCTGTGCCGGTCAAGCCCATTGCTCATGTCGGGCAGTCGCGAGCCCTCTTCAGTCGCTCACGTCCACAATCAagatgtgtgtgtcgtgCCGTCGAGTgctccaccggcgccactgccgtggTGTGCGTGGATGCTGCGCTCGCTTCTCCACGATGATGCTCATCAGCAACAGAAGCAGGGGTTTGGAACAGCGTCTTTGGGCGGTGCACTAGGAAGCGATACCGACGAGATGTCGACGCTGGCATTGTCGATTCGGTTGGTCATGGAACTCCGGCGCCACTCCCAAGCTGCCCTCGCCTGTCGCGGGAGTCCGCTGCGGGAGGAACAtcggcggcatcgcctcGATGCGTTGTTGcgccggccgctgcagctggttTGGGCAACGTTGCTCGATGCTGCAGTGCGAGGCCAGCTTATCCCCGCCAACGtttgcagcgccgctgtcgacAACGGCGTCGCGACACAGCACAGCGCACGGGCAGGTTTTTGTCCTCATTGTAGTACGCCGGCCGTGTTGCAGAGGCTGTGCTACCCGCACTACGATAAGAcgcagtggcgccgcggGACGGTCAACCTCTACATGCAGCTTCTCGACCAGTGGGGCGAGTCAACGCAAGTGCGGCAGGTATTTGCGGCAgtcgcgcggcgcgagcgcGAGTGGCAGCAGGAGGTGCGCAAGGCtgtgctggcggagcgccGGGGGCTCGTCAGTGCTGGTGATGAGGTCGATGGCGGGGACGAGGATGACTCCACAAGCAtgggcgacagcgaggcgcagGGGATCAGCACGGCGGAGGGccaggcggcagcgtccaCAGTCAGGGCAGACTCGCAGAAGCCTATGGTGCCTAGGGTCTTCCGTCGCTATCGCCCCGCTCTCAACCTCGAGTCGTGCCTCATCACACTGCGTCACTGTGGCTTTCCCAGACCAGTTTTTACGGAGCTGTGGGACGGGCCTGCGAGTGCCAAGGATGGCAGCGATGGTactcctgccgccgcggcacaaGCCAAACTCGCAGGTGAGGTGCTGCAGTACATGATCTGCTCGCTGCACGTGGCGGAGCGCAGGCCGCACCGCGCGGCGcccagtggcggtggtgcagatGCGAACCATGATCAGGAGAGCCGGGGTGGTGGCACGAAAacgccgcacgcgctgtcGGCTGATGGTGGCCCTGGAGCAAACCTGGCGGATAGCGCTATGGAGGCAGATGGCCTGCCGGTGTCGCACTGGGTGGCGTGGATACGCAAGTCCTGTGTACCGGCGTTAGAGCATCTCTACCAATCGGCCGGGCTGGAGGATGAGTGGGCGCAGCTGGGCTACCGTCACGAGTAACACAGAAATCAGAAAGAGCTGTCAGAAAcgacggagagaggagggcgtgtACCGAAGGGGCACATCTCCATCCTGCCGGGCACACCGACGTGGAGGGTGCGGAGCGGGATCATAGAGGAGTGAGGTCTGTATGCGacttttttttgctcttctTGCATCTCGCAAAAAGGCGCCTTGTGTGGTTGCCTACTCACCGTTGTGGTCCCTCGGCACACTCGCTCGATCTCGCTCTCCGTGGCTACTCTGTGTTCGCTTTTTGTTGTGTCTCCGCCGGCGCTTGGCGCAAGGCAACCCTCTGTCGCTCGTTTTCTCCATGAGCCATCGCCAGCGCTGGCAACGtcacgcatacacacacaaacacacacgcgcacatgtcTACCAGTGACTCAGTGCCCACTGGTGGTCTgtgagagagaaaaagggcAGCGCAGTGCCAACAACCACCTTTgcggacgcacgcgcatgcgtgcacgGGCGAGTGTGCTGTGCCCGATGTCGTGCAGGTTTGTGTCCGCTGATTCGATGTGCGCGGAGGGCGCGCGGTCACGCTGTTGTGCGCCTGGTGCTGATGTGATGGGTCAAGGTGGCCACTTTGTGTCGCTcgacgcacagagagagagagagcgagagcgagcgaagGCGTGTGAAGgggcggagaaagagaaggctGCTGCATATGCgagtgggtgcgtgtgtatatgggtgcgtctgcgtgcctCTTTCCCTGGCATGCTGTTCTTGGCTGCCCGTATCCGTCTATGTCGCTCTGTCATGGTGTATGCTTGCTTGCTTTGGCGGTTGCGCTGAATGGGACGTCGCACACGGAAAAGAATGCCGTAAGTATATCCTccgaaagaagaaaaagaggcgcaggcggaATGTGCCCACACCTCCCGAGTTGCAGGCGGCTTTCTCTGGAGGAAGCGCACGCCTCTCGCCATCAGCATCACGCTCGCAGTTCTTTGCCTggtacgcgcgcacaagtCAATGCGTGCGAAGCAGCTCTCACGTGCGCCTCCCGCCACATTGACTTCGCGGCTGACGTACATACATGCATGACTGCTCTGTGGACAACTCTGTTATCCATTCCCCGGCCGCTCTCTCGGCCCTCCTGTCTTACCCTCTCTCGATTTCTACCACTCCTGTCCCCCCTCTTCGGCTGCCAATGCAGCCTCTCACCTCACTTTCTCTAGAAAGCGTGCttgcttcctccctctccctcactgcTCCTCCCGTTTCCAGCATCGCCTAATCAACTTCGACGCATGGCCTTTGGggcacctctctctctctgcgtgcatTTCTATCTGTGTATATTGTGCATGGGCGCCTCTCTCGTCCTCTAGACGGCTTCGTCCGCTTCTCACCCTACTCCAAGTATCCTTGTGCAAGTGGCCCTCGTCCTCTCTTTCCATCACCAACccctcttgctctcctctctACCCCTCgcccatccccctccctccgctgTCCAGTCCGCCCTCTGCGCGGAACGCTTCACTCTGAGAGTGTTGCCACGCGAGAGTGCGCTCCCTAGCGCCAAAGTATTTTCATAGTTTCACCGCTTCTTCATTTGTGTGCCGTCGCCTCGcatcctccctcctcccccccttcccccttcttttttttggtcCCTCGTGCCTCACCGCTTGAGCTCGCTGTCgtgggtggcggtgcacctGCGCTACCAGCAAGTCCGTGGCCAAAAGCCGAAGGCGGCAGAAGAAGCAGAAGAAGCACGAGGCGGGGGGGTGAGGAAGCGCCTCCTCAGAAAGcatactgctgctgctgctttgtttgcgttttcttttgttACTCCTCAGGCCAAGTcatcaccccctccccttcccatctcttcctcccttccccctcttcctctccgcagcgtcgcgctTAGTCGCGGCACTCATCCACTAGTCCTTCTCTGCGTGTATCTTCTCAAGGGCGTTCATCCGCACCGGCAACTTCCTGCGTCTattccctcccctcgcctccCTTCTTGCGCCCCCATTCGCTGTGCTCCTGCGaagcgtcgtcgtcgccgccgtcctgccgccttcttcaccttcGCCTGTTTTTCCTTCGCTTTGTatccctcgctctccctctcgttGCCCCGCCCCCCTGCCCCTTCGCCTCCCCTTATACGCGCACATACGCCAGAGATGGGCGCAGGTGGCGTCTCACCGCAGTCCCGCGGAGTGGCGTTGTCACTCACGACAGGCGGCAGCTCGAGGGCGGCTGCCACCACTGCGAGAGCGAATCCACGTCGCCGAGCGAGCGCACCTAGGGCTGCAGGCActagcggcgccgcagcagcagctggaacCAAACCCGGGGCTGCCATCTCGTACATGAAAGGCGACACGCTCCGTGTCATTGCTCGCCTTCTTAAGCCAGGTGAGACGCTGTCACAGGAAGTGGGGCGAGTGATGGAAGGTGCGCTGATCACTGGGCACAgcatcccccctccgccgccggagacgaagaaagaggggaCGGTGTTCGGGTGGTTCGTCGAGGACCTAGAGCGGCCAGGCACGTGGGAGCCGTACGCGAAGGAGTCGGCAGACCGTCTGGAGGACGCCTTCTTGAACATGCGCGGCACGTGCACGGTCGTCATGAAGAAGCGCAGCTACACCGTGGACCTTCATACaatgcagcagctgccggcggcgtcggctggAGCCGCCAGCACGTAccccgcgcagcagcagcagcgcacccgGGAGGTGAAGCGGGTGCCGGTAGTCACCTATACTGACCCCAACACCGGTGAGGTGAAGGTgcaagaggcgctgctgaaaaTGGTGGACCCTTTCATGGATGAAGAGGAAGACAACGACAATggacagccgcagcagatcGCCGAGGGTGCTGGCGACGTCatcggtgctggtgctgatgGTGCTGCCGTAGCCGCCGAGCTCGAAGCTGGTCATCTGCCACATCTCATTCGGACAGTTGTGCCGCACAGCTCGCCCATCTACACGATGGAATGCACTCCGGACGTGCAGCAACTTTGCCCGGAAGCACGTGCCGTCGTCGATCCTGCTGGGGGTGCGCTGGTGCTCTCTAGCGGGCGTGaccggcagctgctggagtGGAGCATTGAAACCAGCACTGTCATCACGCGCTACGAGGTGCCTGGAACCACGTCCAAGAACTCGGTGTTGACGGCGAATTACTCTTGCACGGCCAAGTGGATGGTGGCTGGGCTGGACGACTGCACCGCGCGCCTGTACGCCATCGGCAATCCGAGCGAGGTCTATCGCCTGGAGGGGCATACGCACAAGGTGTACGGCGCTGGGGTGCTGGTCGGCGACGCGCaggccgcgacggcgagcatGGACTGCCATGTGAAGTTGTGGGACATCGCGACGGGggtctgcgtgcgcagcacgGTGCCCCACAAGTCCCACATCTTTGCTCTTAGGCCTCACCCAACGGACCCCAACGTTGCCCTGACCGCTGGCGAGGACTGCAAAGTCTGCTTGCACGACTTCCGCCGAGGAAACTCCGTCGCGGCGGTGTTCACGGGGCCCGATCGCACCATCTGGGACGTGGACTGGAATCCTGCTAACATAACCTTCGCGGCGTGCGGCATGGACTGCACCACGCGCATCTTTGACCCTCGCGTCAGCACCACGGCCGTTAAGATGTTgcgcagccacagccgcgCGGTGCACAGCATCAAGTACACGCCGCAGGGGCGAGGGGTGCTGTCGTGCAGCAAGGACTCCTTTGTGAGCCTGGCGGACACCACCAACTGGAGCGTGCAGTGGCAGGCCAAGGCGCACACAACGACTGTCTTTCGTGTGCGCTATCACGCTGGCAAGTCTGTCATGGTGACGGCTGGGTCGGACTCCAGCGTGAATGTGTGGAGCTGGGGGGAGCTGACCCAGCTCTGAGCGCAACGGAGAAATCACGAGGAACGAATAGTGAGAAGCGTCTCAGAAAACGACTACGATATCACACGTATGCTCAGTGTACACGTCGCCTGCGTTTCTGAAAATGGTGCCCCTGCTCGTCTGCCTGTACATATGTAGgtatatgtatacatatatatatgtatacgtgtgtgtgtgtgtgtatgtgtttaTGTGTACACGTTTAGATATTGTTCTTGCCGGCTGGCGCCTTTGATTAGGTGCAAGCGGCTCGACGGCAAAGCGTGGAGAGACGAATCGGtatgcacgcacgccgcgcgAACACCCGGACACACCTGCTCTTCTCTTGATGTTGCCTcctcctgtgtgtgcgtccgtgcgtgcgtgtgtgcacatgcCATTGAATGATGCGGCGTTCGTCGAAGAGCGGATGGCAAGAAGAcgaagcagagagaagaTCAACAGacttctcttttttctttgtgtgtttgtgtgtgaaCCCCTGCTCATTAgacccccacccccatcccCGACCCCGACACCCCCGTTTCACCCCAGCAGAGGCTCGAACTGCAttcttcttctctctttgtatactccttctctccttcacTGCGAAGTCACATAGCTCGTCATGGTGAGGAATTCTGCTCCCCTCGCCTgtcctctcgccctcctcgtgtGGAAGACAAGGCACGCTGCAACGCGGAACCCCACAGCGCTTCGCATCAGCGCGTGTGTATGGTGCGCCGCTCCGCTCACTTTTCACACAGAGACACCTCTCTGTGAGTCCGCCAACAACCTGaccgctttttcttttttgttctgCTCTGTTTGTGTTGCTGCGCTGttttctcccccccccccgcatgcgcctcctcctcctcccctcgaCTCCACCCTCCCCTGCTCTTGCGccttgtctctctttctctcccttaCCCTCAACAGCGCAAGCATGTGCgctcgcgcacacgtgctcgTACACGCGATCCCCACAGCCGCCCCCATCCCCAAGCATTCGCCCCAAGCCTGAGAAAGGGAGAAACCGAAACCAAAAGCGAGAGGAAGCAAAACAAGGCACGTCGCGCACGGTCACAGGGCGCTAACAGcctgcctgtgcctgtgcccgTGCCCGTGCCCGTGTGCGTAGTCGCGCATCCGGTGGAGCATTCGAGGGCGCGAGAATGTTGGTTGGGTGTCGGCGTtaatcacacacacacacacgcgtgcgcgcaagcAAGCACGTCTTTGTCTCAGTCCCGCACGCTCTGTCGGTGTGCAAGCTGGGGTGTTATTCTTGTCACCTTCGTCCTCCTTCCTTCTGTCGGTCTTTCCCCCAACGCAGGATCGCTTGCCTGCTGTCCCGCTtttaggtgtgtgtgcggggtCCCTCTCGGGCTGCTCGTTGGATCGTTGCCAAGCCACTCCTTGTGCCTCCCTGTGTGTGAGGACACCCTCTTCGCCAACCTTGACCCCCGCGTCGATCATTTTCAGTTTTCCGTCGCAGAAGATTCACAGGTAACCCACGCACATAGTCATGCTGAATCATCGCGTTGTGCTCTTCGCGGCTCCTATGCACGGGGTGGAGCTGGCAGGACTGCTGTTCACCGACTACCTCCGCAGCTCGCTGTTCCAGATGGACATTGCCGAGGCACTGAGCGACGTCAACGGATGGTTTTCCTTCTTTCGAAGCGGCTTCAGTCCTTCCACGCTCCTGAGCTTCTACAGCCGGCTCATCAGCGAAAGGCTGTTCTTCCGGCTTCTGGAGTGCGGGGTGTCAGTGTTGTGCATGTACAGCGAGTCGAGGCTGTGCCAGGACGCGCTTGTGTTTCAATACGTGTACCCCATTGTGCGCGACTACCGCTACGGTCGTCTGTGGTGCACGCGGCTACTTCGCTTCGTGGGGGGGCTCCTCTGTCCAAGCTTCCTGCGACAGTCCAGAGGGGGTTTCAGTGCGagtagcggcagcagcggcacctcaCGCGTCACCGCGAACAGTTTGACAAGAGgcggctccgcctccagcgcgaCACCGCGGCCTTTCTCACAGTCGGGCTTGGTGGACGTTGACGTGGCCTTCTACCGCAACCCGCCGCGGCCCTCGCGGGTGAAGCCGTTTGATGGGATGCCGGAGCCCTgccaggaggcgctgcgctaCTACCTCCACTGCTACCAGTCACGCCCTCTCTACACCATCTTCGTCAGCGGCTTCATCGCGGACGTGACGCTCCTCGTGACGGAGCAGATCATCTGGGGCTCGTACTTTTGCCAAGAGCGCGCAAAGCGAACCTCGCGCTGGCGAATTCTGAAGCCCTACTTCGCTGAcctggcggcggtgtcggtgcAAACGACTTTGGTGTACGCGGCTCGCGCATTAGGCGTCTTGCTTGGGCAGAAGCTCTCGCGCGAgcccaccggcggcggcatttTCTG from Leishmania donovani BPK282A1 complete genome, chromosome 26 harbors:
- a CDS encoding prefoldin-like protein — protein: MNAILEKYTFKDDYVSPRGIPKVAFVENVAELVKSSGDSAETLLKRFSEQYSKYKLAEHRLIRTTANLEAKIPDIKKTLQTLEYLKKSLVAENGGKGFTTNYGLTESVFCQAKVLPQKTVHLWLGANVMVEYTFEEATQLLERNLKSATENLAATQEDLAWLQEQQTILEVNTSRLYNYDVVERRKKSEEEAKK